A window of the Linepithema humile isolate Giens D197 chromosome 4, Lhum_UNIL_v1.0, whole genome shotgun sequence genome harbors these coding sequences:
- the LOC105672170 gene encoding uncharacterized protein isoform X3: MEVDLDDNFEQNVTLKLRKNRRIDNRWGSQYFVAVHDTVFGLQHLPYMPMEPPASLSEEIVESDPLYVCKQCKDCFRFQSSYEDHNKRRSWILGLWCYNCFVTKCTHMTQAGSKCLLCRKQDIDKRSYLRTRGLTRKNQKLGAIKVFYNQCQFFEHMKMHNLSIVDMGDIMLMPLPTKISNDDWSLELEIVCEALMERTFLLRMHIMDWLRLHNVEDKWWKLVNGKINNSLIEKIVEGYQGRQLFKTLDKSTINQSVKFPDNKNKDTNSHSANTISDKNMTENEDNPCMSTDITFVDCGPTSQYFEPESSVSYVPRKHNSYESMTVTKSIQNAKKPLANIKKNSKRKNASFKNLNLFETNMTSENTATNKTQSLKSYKIQTHKIIRNITEKLVVKTGFSKTMNNTTKVSVPLSANRIILPKINIDPLKQDLRTSIMNSNSKVLTIQTPKDADITSIINQLPPHLISNKKLVVMKQDSNNVIVEMGTVKETNKSILDNSTDSTSSQTKICDSIDIKKQQVADKIIIKNGKKYLIKHSRSGTENSENSSNLSAESNTLKIVKGTTSEHSTSTSMNNLDTVQNINVGHRLSLQSDISFINFTSFSSEMPSSSKCNSSVKKSLNTSNLRKVPPHLISISSEKPAEEFLFETISIIPKKDNLFMQIKIVDRLTQNNYRDNYGIVLKYRDDMINEFQRLDSFELKKRIEHLQHISEEIKKVLNFVSSICLKEKLRAVNTIKHTLERCLDKCKEDIRKKKNDDWLLNDWESKVMKTLLCSQCNKFMKPKSYVPGFSKLIEDDDKYCLCYKEVCGECLSYQETQSQLIAHQNLHKKRKPYICPDCHVSFSSSKSLEIHLWTVCFHKLKKRMFCCKICQIDGFRDMESITRHFVIMHSYTYVGCGDCLQIFRSSDEYIQHCTEAHPSLNSKRNPVRLVICKLGDFAVRHENYMAYLKMHPGIKTILWFKCPFCPLVTLKHKHLTAVLISHLRSKHLYSLSKLYSMEILHDMFGPEVLTSKLNTVVTGAESPIKMPCRYMDDTLIPKIVNTRTISSEIFERGSQNTEDTGIIHFDQHADVKPITEKADDEEKVESYKLPKILDIRSMADLEPSIAKQIETEESSQSSQIKIIKIEAEKEDPLTYKEKSTTELNDSKSNYKEETEKTKESESNSKSISSCVSGFERPLLTDTDDARINSSTESDKGVPDSESTSRTSTDGCIKVIDIRKICKPDIEPLLAVELCETQTRNKNVNYMTFIPKPPPLTRMPQHLLESAKANEPEDQSKISEKSLAHRTTAKLNNDIQEKDIDYLCHSCNEQINTSWPVVRAHFREKHSHEYTLTATATPQLLRISPDFINGGYKQFIGSKKRKVDSALSKKKRRWTPKKHTEIKEANAPLGLCVEQETAEDGEGNFKCKKCDQRCTDMANLREHIAANHRLKGRYLICLECGENFVVAPSLQMHLKAFHGIEDPINYMSQNPSYALGVDSDSEAEGRTTVANQCHVCMAVFEDKAAVDKHLRVHGMAFLNRKRIEARNAMKSPEKKISSEEDKQSTIKDNPKKTIKPAETILEKLNAAI; this comes from the exons GAAGTTGATCTTGATGATAACTTTGAACAAAATGTCACACTAAAATTACGTAAGAATCGTAGAATTGATAATAGATGGGGATCCCAGTATTTTGTAGCTGTACATGATACAGTGTTTGGTTTGCAACATTTACCTTATATGCCAATGGAACCACCAGCATCTTTAAGTGAAGAAATTGTAGAGTCTGATCCACTATATGTGTGTAAACAGTGTAAAGATTG TTTTCGTTTTCAAAGTAGCTATGAGGATCACAACAAACGACGTAGTTGGATCTTAGGATTGTGGTGTTACAATTGTTTTGTAACTAAATGCACTCACATGACACAAGCAGGATCTAAATGTCTTTTATGCAGAAAACAAGACATTGATAAACGCTCATATTTACGAACAAGAGGTTTAACTAGGAAGAATCAAAAGTTAGGAGCTATAAAGGTATTCTATAATCAGTGTCAATTTTTCGAACATATGAAGATGCATAATTTAAGTATAGTAGATATGGGTGATATAATGTTGATGCCCTTACCTACTAAGATCAGTAATGATGACTGGTCTCTTGAACTTGAAATAGTATGTGAAGCACTTATGGaacgtacatttttattacgtatgCATATTATGGATTGGTTAAGATTGCATAATGTGGAAGATAAATGGTGGAAGTTAGTTAAtggcaaaattaataacagtttgatagaaaaaattgttgaagGTTATCAAGGtcgacaattatttaaaactctTGATAAATCAACAATAAATCAGTCTGTGAAGTTTCctgataacaaaaataaagatacaaaTAGCCATTCTGCTAATACAATCTCAGATAAGAATATGACAGAAAATGAAGACAATCCTTGTATGTCAACTGATATTACTTTTGTAGATTGTGGTCCTACTTCACAATATTTTGAACCAGAATCATCAGTAAGTTATGTACCAAGAAAGCATAACAGTTATGAAAGCATGACAGTTACGAAATCAATACAAAATGCCAAAAAACCCTTAgccaatattaaaaagaatagtaaaagaaaaaatgcatCTTTTAAAAACCtcaatttatttgaaacaaatatgaCTTCTGAAAATACCGCCACTAACAAAACACAATCATtgaaaagttacaaaatacaGACACACAAAATCATAAGGAATATTACTGAAAAGCTTGTAGTAAAGACTGGTTTCAGTAAAACTATGAACAATACTACTAAGGTTAGTGTACCGCTTTCCGCCAATAGGATTATATTgcctaaaattaatatagatcCTTTGAAACAAGATCTTCGGACATCGATAATGAATAGTAATTCCAAGGTATTGACCATTCAAACTCCAAAGGATGCGGATATTAcatcaataattaatcaacTTCCACCTCATCTTATTTCCAATAAGAAACTGGTTGTTATGAAACAGGATTCGAATAATGTAATTGTTGAGATGGGTACTGTGAAAGAAACAAACAAATCGATATTGGATAATAGTACAGACAGCACGTCAtcacaaacaaaaatatgtgATTCCATTGATATCAAAAAGCAACAGGTGGCcgataagattataataaaaaatggaaagaagTATCTCATTAAACATTCGAGAAGTGGTACAGAGAATTCAGAAAATTCGTCCAATTTGTCAGCTGAGAgtaatactttaaaaattgtgaaaggCACAACATCTGAACATAGTACTTCAACATCAATGAATAATTTGGACACAGTTCAAAATATTAACGTGGGACATAGGCTTTCACTACAGAGTGATATatcctttataaattttacgtcATTCTCCTCCGAGATGCCCAGTAGTTCTAAATGCAACTCGTCTGTTAAGAAATCTTTAAATACATCAAATTTGCGAAAGGTACCTCCGCATTTAATTTCGATATCTTCTGAAAAACCGGCCGAGGAATTCCTGTTTGAAACAATATCTATAATTCCCAAAAAAGATAATCTTTTTATGCAGATAAAAATAGTGGATCGTCTTACGCAAAATAACTATCGAGATAATTATGGAATAGTACTCAAATATAGAGACGACATGATCAATGAATTTCAGCGGCTAGATAGTTTTGAATTGAAAAAACGGATTGAACATTTGCAGCATATTAGTGAGGAAATtaagaaagttttaaattttgtgtCAAGCATATGTCTCAAGGAAAAATTAAGGGCTGTCAATACTATCAAGCATACATTAGAAAGATGTCTTGATAAATGCAAGGAAGATatcagaaaaaagaagaacgaTGACTGGCTATTAAACGACTGGGAATCAAAAGTAATGAAGACATTACTATGCTCACAGTGTAATAAATTCATGAAACCTAAATCATATGTTCCTGGATTTTCGAAATTGATCGAAGATGATGATAAATACTGTCTTTGTTATAAAGAAGTTTGTGGCGAATGCCTGTCTTACCAAGAAACCCAATCACAGTTAATTGCACATCAAAACTTACATAAGAAGAGGAAACCTTACATTTGTCCTGATTGTCATGTTAGCTTCAGCTCTAGTAAATCGTTGGAAATTCATTTATGGACTGTTTGCTTTCACAAATTAAAGAAGCGTAtgttttgttgcaaaatttgtcAAATAGATGGCTTTAGGGATATGGAATCGATTACTAGACACTTTGTCATTATGCATAGCTATACGTATGTCGGTTGCGGAGATTGTTTACAGATATTTCGTTCGTCCGATGAATATATACAACATTGTACGGAGGCACACCCTTCGTTAAACTCAAAGCGAAATCCAGTACGACTAGTGATATGCAAATTAGGCGATTTCGCCGTGCGTCATGAGAATTACATGGCATACTTGAAAATGCATCCtggaattaaaacaatattatggTTTAAATGTCCCTTCTGTCCGTTAGTGACTTTAAAACACAAACATTTGACGGCagtattaatttctcatttgcGCAGCAAGCACTTATATTCTTTGTCGAAGCTGTATAGTATGGAAATATTGCATGATATGTTCGGCCCAGAAGTTTTAACATCTAAGTTAAATACGGTTGTCACAGGCGCAGAATCTCCAATTAAAATGCCATGCAGATACATGGATGATACTTTAATaccaaaaattgtaaatactcGGACTATTTCATCAGAAATATTTGAACGTGGCTCACAAAATACAGAAGACACAGGGATTATACATTTTGATCAGCATGCCGATGTAAAGCCAATAACGGAAAAAGCTGATGATGAAGAAAAAGTAGAATCCTATAAGTTgccaaaaattttagatattagaTCAATGGCTGATTTAGAGCCATCGATAGCTAAGCAGATAGAAACGGAAGAGAGTTCTCAATcttctcaaataaaaataattaaaattgaagctGAAAAGGAGGATCCTTTAACATATAAGGAAAAATCAACCACGGAATTAAATGATAGTAAATCTAATTACAAAGAAGAGACAGAAAAGACAAAAGAGTCCGAAAGTAACAGCAAATCGATCTCTTCATGTGTTTCCGGATTCGAAAGACCTTTATTAACAGACACGGATGATGCCCGCATAAACTCGTCAACGGAATCGGACAAAGGAGTTCCAGATTCCGAGTCCACATCCAGAACAAGTACAGATGGCTGTATAAAAGTGATTGATATTAGGAAAATATGTAAACCGGACATCGAACCACTTCTAGCCGTCGAACTGTGCGAAACacaaacaagaaataaaaatgtgaactACATGACGTTCATCCCGAAACCTCCTCCGCTCACGAGGATGCCACAACATTTACTTGAATCCGCGAAAGCCAACGAGCCGGAAGATCAATCAAAGATATCGGAGAAGTCTCTCGCTCATAGAACGACTGCTAAACTAAACAACGATATACAAGAGAAAGATATTGATTACCTGTGTCATTCGTGTAACGAACAGATCAACACTTCGTGGCCCGTGGTGCGGGCACACTTTCGTGAGAAACACTCGCACGAATACACATTGACGGCGACAGCCACTCCACAATTGCTGCGGATATCACCTGACTTTATTAACGGCGGTTACAAGCAATTTATCGGTAGCAAGAAACGGAAAGTAGATAGCGCGTTGTCGAAAAAAAAGCGCCGGTGGACACCGAAGAAACacacagaaataaaagagGCGAATGCGCCTCTAGGATTGTGCGTGGAACAGGAAACAGCGGAAGATGGAGAGGGTAACTTCAAATGCAAGAAGTGCGATCAACGGTGTACTGATATGGCCAATTTGCGAGAGCATATTGCTGCCAATCATCGATTGAAAGGTCGGTATCTCATATGCTTGGAATGTGGCGAGAACTTTGTGGTTGCACCCAGCTTGCAGATGCATCTTAAAGCTTTTCACGGAATAGAAGATCCTATCAATTATATGAGTCAAAATCCTTCTTACGCTCTTGGCGTTGATAGCGATTCAGAAGCAGAAGGGAGAACGACGGTGGCTAATCAGTGCCACGTCTGTATGGCAGTTTTTGAGGATAAAGCTGCAGTGGATAAGCACTTGAGAGTACACGGTATGGCTTTTTTAAATCGTAAGCGAATAGAAGCGAGAAACGCCATGAAGAGtccggaaaaaaaaatcagcagCGAGGAGGATAAACAAAGTACTATTAAAGATAATCCAAAAAAAACCATAAAACCGGCAGAAACAATCCTAGAAAAACTAAAC GCAGCAATATAA